Within the Catalinimonas niigatensis genome, the region TAAATAATCTATAAAAACTTCATGATGAAAAAAAGTAAAAGAGCAATAGTGTAGAGAAAAGAAGTCAGGCTAAATGCTTCCGCCCTTAATCAATAAAACTTCACGGATAGCCTGCTCTTTCAAATGCAGGTACTGTTTCCGCTCTTCATCATGTTTGAAATTTTCAAAATCTGCTTCGGCAGGAAAGGAAACCAGATGAATCTCGTAAGGTATTTCAGACCCGGA harbors:
- a CDS encoding DUF1330 domain-containing protein, with translation MIYITQLIYLKAGQEEAFHAFEAVAIPIIGKYRGQLLFRIRPTSETVIDSGSEIPYEIHLVSFPAEADFENFKHDEERKQYLHLKEQAIREVLLIKGGSI